DNA from Solirubrobacterales bacterium:
CTGGGAGAGCGTCGGGCCGGTCAGCCGGTTCAGGGCCGATGTCTACAAGCCGGTCGTCTTCACGCTGGTCGAGGGGGTCGGCGAGGCGGGGAAGACCACCGCCTACGTGCGCCGCAGCGACCCCCAGACGTTCCCCAGCGAGAGCCCAGGGACCTTCATCGCGCTCTCGACCCGCTGCGCTCACCTGGGCTGCCCGGTGAAGTTCGTCGACGCCGCCGGCAACTTCATTTGCCCCTGCCACGGCGGCGTCTACGACTTCGAGGGGAAGGTGATCGGCGGCCCTCCGGTGCGGCCGCTCGATCGCTTCCAGACCCGCGTGCGCAACGGCCAAGTACAGCTCGGTCCTCGCTACAGCGTCACCTCGCAGCTCGATCCGGTTCGGTACCGAGACCCGGGTGAGTTCACGGGCGGGATCTGGAACGTCCTCTATCCGCCGCGTCCCTCCACCCCTCCGCCGCCGTGATGGGACCCCCCCGATGAAGTTCCCCGACATGCTTATTCCCGGCCCTCTGAAGAAGCCGCAGAAGCCCGGCACCGGCGACGGCGCCGCGCCGGCGGAGGGCCTCCAGGGAGCCCCGGCCGACCTCGTCGGCTGGGTCGACGAGCGCACCGGGGGCGCGAGCTTCCTCACCGGGATGCTCTACCGGAAGGTGCCGAAGGGCACCAACTGGTTCTACACGCTCGGTTCGGCGACGCTGTTCGCGTTCACGGTCCAGGCGGTGACCGGGGTCTTCCTGGCGATGTACTACGACCCGTCCCCGACCCAGGCGTACGCGTCGGTCTCCCACCTCACGAACGACGTCTTCCTGGGCGAGTTCGTGCGCGGCATGCACAAGTGGGGCGCCAGCGTGATGATCATCCTGATCTGGCTCCACATGGCGCGCACCTTCGTGTTCGGCGCCTACAAGTACCCGCGCGAGCTGAATTGGGTGATCGGAGTGGTGCTGCTGATCTTGACCATGGTCATGGGCTTCACCGGCTACCTGTTGCCCTTCGACCAGCGCTCGTTCTGGGCCACCGTGGTCGGCGTCAACATCACCGGCACCGGACCACTCCTCGGGCCCTATCTGGCGGATTTCCTGAGAGGTGGCGCGGAGTTCGGGCAGACGACCCTGTCGCGCTTCTATGCGATCCACATGCTCCTGCTGCCCGGGCTGATCATCGCCCTGATCGGAGCCCACCTGTACCTGGTGGTGAAGCTCGGCACCACGGCGCCGCCCTGGCTGGAGCCGAAGCGCCGCAGGACGATCGTCAAGGAGGAGAGGGTTTGAACCGGGCCGAGAAGGAGGCCTACCTCCGCGACTACGACCTGCTGAAGAAGGAGGGAAAGCCCTTCTTCCCCTACGCGGTGATGAAGGACTCGACGATGGCGCTGATCGTCGTCTTGGTGATCGTCATCATGGCCCTCGTGCTCGGGGCCGAGCAGGGGCCCAAGGCGGACCCGACGAGCACCACCTACACGCCGCGGCCCGAGTGGTACTTCTTCTTCCTGTTCGAGGTCCTACGGGTGATCAAGCCCTACGAGCTCGTCCCCGTCGCCACGATCGGGGTGCCGACCCTCGGGATGATCGTGCTGCTTCTGCTGCCGTTCTTCGACCGCGGCCCGGAGCGCCGTCCCGAGCGGCGACCGATCGCGATGGCCGTGCTGGTCTTGACGGTGGTCTCGATGGCCTACCTCACCTACGCCGGGGCAATCGCCGGGCCGCCTTCTGAGATCGACATGAAGGTGGCGCCGGAATACGAGGCGGGGAAGGAGCTCGTCGCCCAGTCGGGCTGTCTCGCCTGCCACAAGATCGGCGACAACGGCAATGGGACCCTGGGGCCGGATCTGACGGACATCGGCGCCCGCATCCCGCGCAACGCGATCCTGCGCTCGCTCGAGGCGGGACCGGGCATCATGCCCTCATTCCAGGATCTCTCGCAGAAGCAGCTAAACCAGATCGCGGACTTCCTGGCGTCTCTGAAGTAGCGCCTTAGTCCGTGGCGGGTCCCCCCTCAGGTCCAGTGGTCGACCGACCCTCGCGCTCATCGCCCCAATTCGCGACGCAGGTGCGGACGATGTTCGATCGCGTCGCCGGCGTCTACGACCTCATGAACACGGTGATGACCGCGGGCATGCACCATCGCTGGCGCGAGCGAGCCGCCGATCGCGCGGAGCTGGTGCCTGGCGCGGCCGCTCTCGACCTCTGTTGCGGCACGGGTGATCTGGCACTCGCGCTCGCGAGGCGGGTCGGGCCCGGGGGAGCCGTGGTGGGCTGCGACTTCTCGGAGCGGATGCTCGACTTGGCGCGGCGCAAGGCCGCGGAACGCAGGGCGTCACAGGCCAGGTTCGAGTGGGCCGACGCGCTCGAGCTCCCGTATCCGGACAAGTCGTTCGACGCCGTCACGGTGGGTTTCGGCGCGCGAAACCTTGGCGATCTGGAGCGAGGCCTCGCCGAGATGACCCGGGTGCTCAAGCCCGGGGGGCGCGCGGTGATCCTCGAGATCACCCAGCCGCGCCGGCGTCCACTGTCGACCTTCTATTCGCTTTGGTTCGACCGGCTCGTGCCGCTGCTCGGGGCGGCGGCGGGCGACCGCGACGCCTACAGCTACCTCCCCGAGTCGGTCAAGAGCTTTCCGCAGCCCGAGCGCCTAGCGGCGATGATGGCCCGCGCGCGCCAGGAGCGGATTCGCTACCTGCTGCTGGCCGGGGGGATCATCGCGATCCATTCCGGGCAGAGGAGCGCCTGAAGCGGTGAACCGGACCGCCGTCCCACCCCCGGTGACGATGGTGCTGGAGGCAGCCGACGCGTGGCTGCCGGCCCGCATGGAGGCAGTCGAGGACCGCCTGAAGCGGTTGGTGGAGGGCCATGGCGAGGCTCTGGCCGCCGACGCTGGCGCGACGCTGGCGGCCGGGGGAAAGCGCCTGCGCCCGATGCTCGTCCTGTTGAGCGCCGGGCCCGGGGCGGGCGAGGCGGCGATCCGCGCTGCAACCGCGATCGAGCTCGTTCACATGGCGACTTTGGTCCATGACGACGTGCTGGACGCGGCGCCGCTTCGCCGCGGCCATCCGACGGTGGTCGCGCGCTCCGGCCGCAGCCGCGCGCTGGCGGTCGGCGACCTCTTGTTCTCGCGTGCCTTCGCCGAGCTCGGCCGGGACGGCTCGAGACAACAGGTGGAGCTTCTGTCCAGGGCCTCGGTGGCCCTGGCGCTGGGCGAGCTGGCACAGCGCCGCGACGCCTTCGACAGTTCGCTCTCCGCGGAGCGATACCTGGAGCGCTGCGAGCTCAAGACAGGACGCCTGTTCGAGTGCGCCTGCGTGATCGGACGACTGGGCGGCTCCGGGGGCACCCAGGGCGCCGAGCGCGATGAGCGGCCGGTGCTCGAGGTCTTCGGCCGTGAGATCGGCCTCGCCTTCCAGCTCCTCGATGACGTGCTCGACGTGACCGGGCCTCCCGAGCGGACGGGCAAGGCCCGCGGCACGGATCTGTTGGACGGCACCGTGACGCTGCCTTTGATCCTGGCCCGCGAGCGGGATCAGCGCCTGGTGAAGGTGGATCTGCGAGGACTGGACGCCGAAGGCGCGGAGGCGGTCTGCGACCGGATCGCGGCAACGGGCGTCCTGGACCAGGTCAGGGCCGGCGCGCGCAGGCGGGTGGAGCTCGCCAAGCGCGCGCTGGAGGGCTCGGCGCTTGACCCCGCTCAACGCCAGCTGCTCGAGCTGGTCGCCGACGGCGTGGTCGAGCGGTACTCCTAGAAGTCCTCGGGGAGGATCTGGTCCGCGACCAAGGCGGAGACGAAGCGATCGATCTGATCCTCCATGTTCGCCCGGGTCAGGACCTTGAGATCGTGGAGCACCGACTCGGTGCCCTGCTCGAGCGTCTCGTCGAAGCGGTCGACGACGCCCTGGCTGTAGGTGCCGCCGCCGTTCCACTCGCACTCGGGGCAGCGGAGGTCCACTTCCCAGGACTGGTTGGCCGCAGGCGCCCAGTCGGTCGGGTAGACGAGCTCCGAGCTGCACTCGGGGCAGATGTGAAGATCGTCGCGCCGCCGGTGCGTACTCGTCGCCAGGCGCGGCTCGAAGATGCCAGGCTCGAGTCCTCCCTCGAGAGGAGTCCGGTCGCGCTGTCCCGCTGTCTGCCTCTCCGCCATTTGGGTGCTGTATCGGCGGTGAATCGCGCGAGCTTTAGGTATGGGAGCCGAGGCGCATCGGGGCGGCATAGACTGGCTGAGATGGTGCTCAGCGACCGCAGCATCAAGGCGGAGATCGAAGCCGGGCGGATCGTCATCGATCCGTTCGACGAGGGGATGGTCCAGCCCTCGAGCGTGGACGTCCGGGTCGATCGCCGCTTCCGGGTATTCCACAACGCGCGGTACCCGTTCATCGACGTCCGCGAGCCGATGGAGGACCTGACCGAGCTCGTCATGGTCGAGGACGACGAGCCCTTCATCCTTCACCCCGGCGAGTTCGTACTCGGCCAGACGCTCGAACGCGTGCGGCTGCCCGACGACGTCGTGGCCCGACTCGAGGGGAAATCGAGCTTGGGTCGCCTTGGCCTCCTGATTCACAGCACCGCCGGGTTCGTCGACCCGTCCTGGAATGGCAACCTGACGCTTGAGCTCTCCAATGTCGCCAACCTCCCCGTGACGATCTACTACGGGATGCCGATCGGACAGATCTCGTTCATGCGCATGGACCAGGCGGTGGAACGTCCGTACGGGTCGGGCGAGGCAGGCAGCAAGTATCAGGACCAGGCGGAGCCCACGCCCAGCCGCTTCTACCTCAACTTCAAGCGCTAGCCCTCAGCGTCGATACCATCTGTCCTGATGCCAAACGTTGGACCACTCGAACTGGCGATCGTCCTCATCATCGCGCTGGTCATCTTCGGGCCGAAGCGCCTGCCGGAGCTGGGACGCTCGGTGGGCCGCGGGATCCGTGAGTTCAGGTCCTCGATCTCGGGCAAGGGGGACGACGAGGAAGAGCCTTCGCAGCCCGCTCGGATCGAGCGTGCGGAGCAGCCCAACGAGCCCGTCGAGACCGAGGTCGTAACCGACCACCGCTCGTAAGTGGCCGCGCCCCGTCTGCGGGCCGCCAAGTTCGACGAGCAGATGACGCTCGTCGAGCATCTCGACGAGCTGCGTAACCGGATCATCGCCTCGGCGGCGGTGCTGGTGGTGGCCTGCGGCCTGTGCTTCTGGCAGAACGAGCTGCTGCTCGAGATCGCCAACAAGCCGCTGCCCGGCGACCTGGTGCCGATTACGTTCGGCGTCACCGAGCCCTTCATGACGACCCTCAAGATCTCGATCTACGCCGGGATCCTGATCTCCCTGCCGGTCCTGCTCTACCAGGCCTACGCATTCATCTTGCCCGCCCTGAAGCCGACCGAGAAGCGGGTCGTGCTGCCGTTCCTGCTCCTGGTCCCGGTGCTGTTCATCACGGGCGTCGTGTTCGCCTACTTCGTCGTGGTCCCGGCTGCCACCAAGTTCCTGCTCAACTTCAACGAGGACCAGTTCAACATCCAGGTGCGCGCCAGCGAGTACTACAGCTTCTTCATCCTCACCCTGATGACGCTCGGCTTGGTCTTCCAGGTGCCGATGGGATTGGTCGCGATCACACGCCTCGGCATCGTCACCCCGAAGCAGCTCGCCCGCAACCGCCGCTACGCGTACCTGATCCTGGCCGTGATCGCCATGCTCCTGCCCGGCACCGATCCGGTGACCATGCTGATCGAGTTGGCGCCCCTGCTGGCGTTGTTCGAGTTCTCGCTCATCTTGACGCGCCTCATCGGCACGCCGTCGGAGCCGGCGCCCTCCGCGTCGGAGCCCGAGCCACCCGCCTCTCCGGCTAGCTAGGCTCCAAACGTGCTCTTCGACCTCCGCAGCGGAAAGCGCCGTCGGCTCGTGCAGATCGTCTACTCGCTGCTGGCCGCCTCGTTCCTGATCGGCTTCGTGTTCTTCGGCATCGGGACCGGTGGGATCGGCAGCGTCTCGGACCTGCTCGGCGGGGGAGGGAGCGGCGGGTCCATTTCCTCGCAGTTCGATGGTCAGATCGACAGCGCCAACGAGCAGCTCGCGAAGGACCCGAACGACAGCGCCGCGCTGCTCAAGCTCTCCAAATACGAGTTCTATAAGGCGAAGCAGGGAGTAACCCAGGACCAGACCACGGGAGAGATCAGCGTCAGTGACGACGCCCACACGGAGCTCGGCCGGGCGGCCGACGCCTGGGAGAAGTACCTGAAGGTCAACAAGGGCCAGCCGAACCCGGCGATCGCCGCTCAGATGGTGCAGGCGTTCTACTTCCTCAACGATGCCCAAGGGGCGGCTGACGCACAGCGGATCGTTGCGGAGGACCAGCCCAGCTCGGGCGCTTACGGGCAGCTCGCTTTCTACCTGTACTTCGCCGGCGACATCTCGGGAGGCGATCAGGCGGCGAGCAAGGCCGAGGCGCAGGCGTCGAAGTCGCAGCGGAGCCAGCTCAAGCAGCAACTCACGGCGATCCGAAAGCAGGCCGTGAAGGCGAAGAAGCAGCTCGCAAAGGCGCAGAAGAACGCCCCCTCACCCAGCGAGCCGGGGGGCAACCCGCTCCAGAACCCGTTCGGCGGCGCACCACCCCCGGCCGCACCGTAGCGACGGGCAACTATCCCGTCGCTACCATCCGACCGCCCGGGCCGTTAGCTCAACTGGTAGAGCAGGAGACTCTTAATCTCAAGGTTGAAGGTTCGAGTCCTTCACGGCCCATGGCATAGCGGAAAGCGTCGTCCTCTGGGCGGGGCTAGGGCGTGCGTCGACGCAAGGTCGCCGCCCCAAGCGCGAGGGCGAGCAGGATCACGCCACAGGTCACCAAGACGTCCACGGTCCCGCGAGCGCCGAGCGAGCCGTCACTCGTGACGCGGTCGAGCGCGTCGTACGCGTAGGTCAGGGGGAGGGCATACGAGACCGCCTCCAGCGCCGCTGCCATCTGATCTCGAGCGACGAAGAGGCCGCAGAGGAGCAGTTGGGGGAAGACGAAGGCGGGCATGAACTGAATTGCCTGGAATTCGGTCTGGGCGAACGCGCTGACGAAGAGGCCCAGGGACATGCCCAGCAGGGCATTGCCAATCGCCAGCAGGATCACGAGCGCGGTCGAGCCTGCGACCTGGAGGTCGAGCAACCCGAAGGCGACCCCGGCGGTGATCAGCGCCTGCGCAGTGCCGACCACGCCGAAGGCGAGCCCGTAACCGAGCAGGATGTCCAGCTTGGCCAGGGGCATCGTCATCAACCGTTCGAGCGTCCCCGTCGTTCGCTCCCGCAGCATCGTGATCGAGGTGACGAGGAACATCGTGATGAATGGGAACAGCCCAACCAGCGGGCCGCCGATCCGGTCGAACGCACCCGGCTCTTGGTCGAAGACGAACTTGATCAGGGTCACGAGGGCTGCGGGAACCACGAGCAGCAGCGCGATCGTTCGCGGGTCGCGCCGCAGCTGGGTCAATACCCGACTTGCCGTGGCGATAGCGATCCGAGGATTCATGCCGCCTCCCGCTGTCGAATCAGCGCCAGGAAGGCGTCTTCGAGGTCATCCTCGCCAGTGCGAGAACGAAGCCCGTCTGGCGTCTCGGTCGCGAGCAGTTCGCCGTCTCGCATCAGCAGCAGGCTGTCGCAGCGCTCGGCCTCATCCATCACGTGGCTCGAGACCAGGATCGTCGTTCCGCCCTCGGCGAGCGAGGTGAACGTGCCCCAGAGCTCGACCCGGAGCACCGGGTCGAGGCCCACGGTCGGCTCGTCGAGCACCAGGAGGTCGGGCTCGGCGAGCAACGCCGTCGCGAGCGAGATTCGCGAACGCTGCCCGCCCGAGAGCTTGTTGGCCACGCGGTCGTGTTCGTGGAGCGCCACCGTCTCGATGACCTCGTCGACCCGCGCGGGGTCAGCGCCGAGGACCCGAGCGAAGTACCTCAGGTTCTCGCCCACGGTGATGTCCCCGTACACCGAGGGCGCCTGGGTGACGTAGCCCACCCGTGGACGGAGTTCGGCCGAGCCGGCCGGCATGCCGAGCACGTCGACGCGGCCTGACTCGATTATCTGCACACCGACGACGGAACGCATCAGCGTCGTCTTGCCGCAGCCACTCGGGCCCAACAAGCCGGTGATCCCGCCGTGGGGCACGGTGAAGGAGAGGCTGTGAAGCACCTCATTGTCCCCCCGGACCACGGTCAGGGACTCGGCCGCCACGGCTGGCTCGGCGTTCAAGCCATTCGGCATTGCCGGCAACCTATGTGATCGAGCCCGGCTTACGGGTAGGCGATAGATTCTCGGCCGCAGTCAAGTGAGGATCGAGGATTACGGGCTGATCGGGGACCTGCAGACGGCCGCGCTGGTCGGTCGTGACGGCTCGGTGGATTGGCTTTGCCTTCCACGATTTGACTCGGCATCGTGCTTCTCGGCGCTGTTAGGAGACGAACGCCATGGACGCTGGCTGGTTGCGCCGGCTGGTGAGATCCGTGCCACCTCTCGGCGCTACCGGCCCGGGACCTTAGTGCTCGAGACCGACTTCGAGACCCCAGAGGGGACCGTGCGGGTGATCGACTTCATGCCCCGTCGGGGGGGCGGTGCACCTCAGCTGGTGCGCATCGTGGAGGGGATTCAAGGACGCGTGCCTATGCGGATGGAGTTGTCGCTTCGGCCCGACTACAGCTCGATCGTGCCCTGGGTGAACCTGGCGCCTGACGGGATGACGGTCGCCGCGGGGCCGGACGCCTATCGCCTCAGCACCCCGATCACGATGGATGCCGAGGATGGGACGGTGGTCGCCAAGTTCTCATCGGCAGAACGAGGCGGGAAATCGCGAACAGCCGCAAAGAGCCGAAGCCCTGAGTCAGCCTCTTAATCTCAAGGTTGAAGGTTCGAGTCCTTCACGGCCCATCGGATGACGCAGCTCACTCCGCGCGCATTGGCCTGGTACCAAACCGGCGCGCTGACAGAGATCGCCGGTCGTCGGATCTTCGTGCGCAAACGGCCGGGGACTGATGACGGGAGGTCGCTCATTTTGCTGCATGGCTATCCGTCGAGCTCGTTCGACTGGCGCCACGCCTTCAAAGTGCTGCCGGCACATCACCTGATCGCCTTTGACTTTCTGGGCTACGGGCTGTCCGAGAAGCCGCGCGACCAGGTCTATTCGCTCGGCATGCAGGCCGACATCACCGAAGTGATCGTTGACCGCTTCGCCGATGGCCCGGTGATGCTGGTCGCCCACGACATGGGCAGCTCGGTCGCGACCGAGCTGCTGGCCCGCGACAGCGAGGGACGGCTGTCGTTCGAACTCGCCTCAGTCCTCTTGTTCAACGCCAGCCTGGTGCGCGAGCGGGCGAGCTTGCTCTGGGGTCAGAAGCTTCTGCTCAGCCGGCTGGGACCGCTCGCAGCTCGAATCACGAACGAGTTCGGTTTCCGGCGTCAATTCGCGGGGATCTTCTCGCGCGAGCATCCGCTAAGTGACGAGGAAGCGGCCGACCAGTGGTCGCTGCTCGCCCACAACGCGGGCCACCGGTTGCTCGACCGGTTGATCTTTTACAACCACGAGCGCGTTGGCGCGCCTGGGCGGCGCTGGCACGGGGCGCTGCGCGATTGGCCGGGACGTCTCGAGCTCGCATGGGCGGAGCGGGACCCAATTTGCACCGAGGCCGTGCTCCAAGCCGTGCTCGAGCTGCGCCCGCACGCCGAGCTGACCAGACTGCACGGACTCGGTCACTATCCGCAGATCGAAGACCCGCGGACGACCATGGCCGTAATCGAGCGCCACGCCGCAGGAAACCCTGGCGACTTGACGCTCGAGTTGGCCCGCACCCTGCCGGCCTCGCCTTCCGTCGTCTTCGCTGCCTTCAGCGGCCCGGAGCTGGCGGAGTGGTGGGGTCCAGCGGGATTCACCGTGGGGAGCTTCGACTTCGACCCCGGCGTGGGCCGGACCTACCGGATCGAGATGCGGCCGCCCGAGGGTGATCCTTTCTATCTCAACGGGGAGTTCCGCGAGGTCGATCCGCCGGCCCACCTGGCCTTCACATTCGTGTACGAGGACCCAGATCCCGACGATGTCGAGACCGTGGTCGAGCTCTCGTTTCGCGATCTGGGCGGATCGACGGAGGTGGTCTTCGCTCAGGGTCGTTTCGAGACCGAAGCGCGCCGTGAGCTCCATCGGGACGGTTGGACGGACAGTTTCGACAGACTCGAGCAACTGATCTCGCAGTCATAGGCTCCCGGCGTCGTGGCGGGTGAGCCTCGCGCGGAAAATCTGGTCGTCGGCGAGCCGCGCTGGCACATGGCGAGCGCCGTGGTAGCCGCGATCGTCCTGATCTCGCTCGTCATCCTTGGCCTTGTCGCCGCCCGAGCGGTGAACGTCTTGGGGTAGCCGACGATCAATCGCGAGGGCCTGGCTCGAGTTCGCGGTTCTGGCGGGGGTAAATGTCGATCTGCGTCAGACGATTCGCTCCACGTCGCGCTCGAGCTCGCGCAGACGGCGCAGCCGCGGCGACTTCGACGTGCGGCCGG
Protein-coding regions in this window:
- a CDS encoding ubiquinol-cytochrome c reductase iron-sulfur subunit yields the protein MNRRKALTIAGQAVGGLAGAVIVLPAVGFAVAPIFDSPEERWESVGPVSRFRADVYKPVVFTLVEGVGEAGKTTAYVRRSDPQTFPSESPGTFIALSTRCAHLGCPVKFVDAAGNFICPCHGGVYDFEGKVIGGPPVRPLDRFQTRVRNGQVQLGPRYSVTSQLDPVRYRDPGEFTGGIWNVLYPPRPSTPPPP
- a CDS encoding cytochrome b N-terminal domain-containing protein, encoding MKFPDMLIPGPLKKPQKPGTGDGAAPAEGLQGAPADLVGWVDERTGGASFLTGMLYRKVPKGTNWFYTLGSATLFAFTVQAVTGVFLAMYYDPSPTQAYASVSHLTNDVFLGEFVRGMHKWGASVMIILIWLHMARTFVFGAYKYPRELNWVIGVVLLILTMVMGFTGYLLPFDQRSFWATVVGVNITGTGPLLGPYLADFLRGGAEFGQTTLSRFYAIHMLLLPGLIIALIGAHLYLVVKLGTTAPPWLEPKRRRTIVKEERV
- a CDS encoding c-type cytochrome, which gives rise to MNRAEKEAYLRDYDLLKKEGKPFFPYAVMKDSTMALIVVLVIVIMALVLGAEQGPKADPTSTTYTPRPEWYFFFLFEVLRVIKPYELVPVATIGVPTLGMIVLLLLPFFDRGPERRPERRPIAMAVLVLTVVSMAYLTYAGAIAGPPSEIDMKVAPEYEAGKELVAQSGCLACHKIGDNGNGTLGPDLTDIGARIPRNAILRSLEAGPGIMPSFQDLSQKQLNQIADFLASLK
- the ubiE gene encoding bifunctional demethylmenaquinone methyltransferase/2-methoxy-6-polyprenyl-1,4-benzoquinol methylase UbiE, giving the protein MRTMFDRVAGVYDLMNTVMTAGMHHRWRERAADRAELVPGAAALDLCCGTGDLALALARRVGPGGAVVGCDFSERMLDLARRKAAERRASQARFEWADALELPYPDKSFDAVTVGFGARNLGDLERGLAEMTRVLKPGGRAVILEITQPRRRPLSTFYSLWFDRLVPLLGAAAGDRDAYSYLPESVKSFPQPERLAAMMARARQERIRYLLLAGGIIAIHSGQRSA
- a CDS encoding polyprenyl synthetase family protein, giving the protein MNRTAVPPPVTMVLEAADAWLPARMEAVEDRLKRLVEGHGEALAADAGATLAAGGKRLRPMLVLLSAGPGAGEAAIRAATAIELVHMATLVHDDVLDAAPLRRGHPTVVARSGRSRALAVGDLLFSRAFAELGRDGSRQQVELLSRASVALALGELAQRRDAFDSSLSAERYLERCELKTGRLFECACVIGRLGGSGGTQGAERDERPVLEVFGREIGLAFQLLDDVLDVTGPPERTGKARGTDLLDGTVTLPLILARERDQRLVKVDLRGLDAEGAEAVCDRIAATGVLDQVRAGARRRVELAKRALEGSALDPAQRQLLELVADGVVERYS
- the dcd gene encoding dCTP deaminase, giving the protein MVLSDRSIKAEIEAGRIVIDPFDEGMVQPSSVDVRVDRRFRVFHNARYPFIDVREPMEDLTELVMVEDDEPFILHPGEFVLGQTLERVRLPDDVVARLEGKSSLGRLGLLIHSTAGFVDPSWNGNLTLELSNVANLPVTIYYGMPIGQISFMRMDQAVERPYGSGEAGSKYQDQAEPTPSRFYLNFKR
- a CDS encoding twin-arginine translocase TatA/TatE family subunit encodes the protein MPNVGPLELAIVLIIALVIFGPKRLPELGRSVGRGIREFRSSISGKGDDEEEPSQPARIERAEQPNEPVETEVVTDHRS
- the tatC gene encoding twin-arginine translocase subunit TatC, with the translated sequence MAAPRLRAAKFDEQMTLVEHLDELRNRIIASAAVLVVACGLCFWQNELLLEIANKPLPGDLVPITFGVTEPFMTTLKISIYAGILISLPVLLYQAYAFILPALKPTEKRVVLPFLLLVPVLFITGVVFAYFVVVPAATKFLLNFNEDQFNIQVRASEYYSFFILTLMTLGLVFQVPMGLVAITRLGIVTPKQLARNRRYAYLILAVIAMLLPGTDPVTMLIELAPLLALFEFSLILTRLIGTPSEPAPSASEPEPPASPAS
- a CDS encoding ABC transporter permease, with amino-acid sequence MTQLRRDPRTIALLLVVPAALVTLIKFVFDQEPGAFDRIGGPLVGLFPFITMFLVTSITMLRERTTGTLERLMTMPLAKLDILLGYGLAFGVVGTAQALITAGVAFGLLDLQVAGSTALVILLAIGNALLGMSLGLFVSAFAQTEFQAIQFMPAFVFPQLLLCGLFVARDQMAAALEAVSYALPLTYAYDALDRVTSDGSLGARGTVDVLVTCGVILLALALGAATLRRRTP
- a CDS encoding ABC transporter ATP-binding protein; translation: MPNGLNAEPAVAAESLTVVRGDNEVLHSLSFTVPHGGITGLLGPSGCGKTTLMRSVVGVQIIESGRVDVLGMPAGSAELRPRVGYVTQAPSVYGDITVGENLRYFARVLGADPARVDEVIETVALHEHDRVANKLSGGQRSRISLATALLAEPDLLVLDEPTVGLDPVLRVELWGTFTSLAEGGTTILVSSHVMDEAERCDSLLLMRDGELLATETPDGLRSRTGEDDLEDAFLALIRQREAA
- a CDS encoding trehalase-like domain-containing protein; this encodes MLGRSQVRIEDYGLIGDLQTAALVGRDGSVDWLCLPRFDSASCFSALLGDERHGRWLVAPAGEIRATSRRYRPGTLVLETDFETPEGTVRVIDFMPRRGGGAPQLVRIVEGIQGRVPMRMELSLRPDYSSIVPWVNLAPDGMTVAAGPDAYRLSTPITMDAEDGTVVAKFSSAERGGKSRTAAKSRSPESAS
- a CDS encoding alpha/beta fold hydrolase, whose translation is MTQLTPRALAWYQTGALTEIAGRRIFVRKRPGTDDGRSLILLHGYPSSSFDWRHAFKVLPAHHLIAFDFLGYGLSEKPRDQVYSLGMQADITEVIVDRFADGPVMLVAHDMGSSVATELLARDSEGRLSFELASVLLFNASLVRERASLLWGQKLLLSRLGPLAARITNEFGFRRQFAGIFSREHPLSDEEAADQWSLLAHNAGHRLLDRLIFYNHERVGAPGRRWHGALRDWPGRLELAWAERDPICTEAVLQAVLELRPHAELTRLHGLGHYPQIEDPRTTMAVIERHAAGNPGDLTLELARTLPASPSVVFAAFSGPELAEWWGPAGFTVGSFDFDPGVGRTYRIEMRPPEGDPFYLNGEFREVDPPAHLAFTFVYEDPDPDDVETVVELSFRDLGGSTEVVFAQGRFETEARRELHRDGWTDSFDRLEQLISQS